A section of the Euwallacea similis isolate ESF13 chromosome 9, ESF131.1, whole genome shotgun sequence genome encodes:
- the LOC136410881 gene encoding calcium and integrin-binding protein 1-like, whose amino-acid sequence MGSSKSKFSALTEAILEEYSVLTYLSKAEILHIYKVFGKLDPNGILQDVNYRFSCRYIEDIFTQLKYNPFKERIFRVFSSEKDGRMSFEDVLDLCSVMSDKCPDAVKAAWAFRIYDFDEDGYVGQEDLAMVICKIARKGNDDYITEPEQMHIIKVLTDEINIESSGQISVQEFIHSVSKISEFSLSFGFRF is encoded by the exons aTGGGTAGTTCTAAGAGCAAGTTTTCGGCCCTAACCGAGGCAATTTTGGAGGAATACAGTGTCCTTACTTATTTGAGTAAGGCTGAGATTTTACA CATATACAAAGTATTTGGAAAACTAGACCCAAACGGAATTCTTCAAGACGTCAATTACAGATTCTCTTGCCGCTATATCGAAGATATTTTTACTCAgttaaag TATAATCCATTTAAAGAGAGAATCTTTAGAGTATTCTCTTCAGAGAAAGATGGGCGCATGTCCTTTGAAGACGTTTTGGACTTGTGCTCTGTAATGTCCGACAAATGTCCGGATGCAGTCAAAGCCGCTTGGGCTTTCAGAATTTACG ACTTCGATGAGGATGGTTACGTAGGACAAGAGGATCTAGCAATGGTAATTTGTAAAATCGCCAGGAAAGGAAACGACGATTACATCACAGAACCGGAGCAAATGCACATAATTAAAGTC ttAACGGACGAAATTAACATTGAATCTTCGGGCCAAATCTCCGTCCAAGAATTCATCCACTCAGTAAGCAAAATTTCGGAATTCTCTCTCTCCTTCGGCTTCAGATTCtaa
- the LOC136410720 gene encoding optic atrophy 3 protein homolog, translated as MVIGAFPAAKLGALLLKQVSKPIATVVKNQAKSSPIFRRYVCMPPAQFYNWCEIKSKMWILNLGKPVNIPVLNEAQAIELGANLLGEAIIFIIAAGILINEYARSSAKESAKEEARVKELNDLRSDIRELFIQAEEERAQIRELLRKVGDQHSQLALLSSKLGIKSEKLPETPPPSESISVPSYSPVNDDPNLSNKVTSEVYQLRAGNEASSSILLLRSVDDIARELWSYPSRPREESYVLKALYYLSQILRF; from the exons ATGGTAATAGGAGCCTTTCCAGCAGCAAAATTAGGGGCCCTCTTGCTGAAACAAGTGAGCAAACCCATCGCTACAGTGGTGAAAAACCAGGCCAAATCTTCTCCAATTTTCAGAAGGTATGTGTGCATGCCCCCGGCGCAAT TTTACAATTGGTGTGAGATAAAGTCAAAAATGTGGATATTGAATTTGGGCAAGCCTGTCAATATCCCTGTACTAAATGAGGCCCAAGCAATAGAACTGGGGGCCAACCTTTTGGGGGAGGCTATAATATTCATAATTGCCGCTGGGATTCTCATTAATGAATATGCCAG ATCTTCAGCCAAAGAATCTGCAAAAGAAGAGGCACGAGTTAAGGAACTAAACGATCTGCGTAGCGACATTAGGGAACTATTCATACAGGCTGAAGAGGAAAGGGCACAGATTAGGGAACTTTTACGAAAAGTTGGAGACCAGCACTCTCAGCTAGCTCTCCTCT CCTCAAAGCTGGgtattaaatctgaaaaactCCCAGAAACTCCACCCCCTTCAGAATCGATTTCTGTGCCCTCTTATTCACCAGTGAATGATGACCCTAATTTAAGTAATAAAGTGACCTCAGAGGTTTATCAATTGAGAGCAGGCAATGAAGCAAGTTcttcaattttgcttttaagGAGTGTGGATGATATTGCGAGGGAACTTTGGAGTTACCCCTCAAGGCCTCGGGAGGAGAGTTATGTTTTAAAAGCGTTGTATTACTTAAGTCAAATTCTTAGGTTTTGA